GTCAGCATCCGGCACGGGGAGCGTGGGCATATACTTGGCCTTGAATAAAACGCCAGTTTAACGAGGGCAAATCATGCAAGGCAAAGTCGTACTGGTCACCGGCGGGGCAAAGCGCGTGGGCGCGGCCATTGTGCGGCGGCTGCACGGCGCCGGTTGGCGCATCATGCTGCACTACCGCAGCTCACAGACCGAAGCACGCGCACTGGCCGCCGAACTCAATCTGCAACGAGCAGGGTCGGTCGCCCTGGTGCAGGCCGATCTGCTCAATACCGCCGCACTGCCGGCGCTGATCCAGCAAACCGTGCAGCAATTCGGCCAGCTGGATGCACTGGTCAACAATGCATCGAGCTTCTTCCCGACGCCGGTCGGCGAGATCAACGACGCCAACTGGGATGACCTGATCGGCAGCAACGTCAAAGGCCCGCTCTTTCTCGCCCAGGCCGCCGCGGCCGAGCTGCGCAAAACCCGCGGCTGCATCGTCAGTATTGCGGA
This genomic stretch from Chitinimonas sp. BJYL2 harbors:
- a CDS encoding pteridine reductase, with protein sequence MQGKVVLVTGGAKRVGAAIVRRLHGAGWRIMLHYRSSQTEARALAAELNLQRAGSVALVQADLLNTAALPALIQQTVQQFGQLDALVNNASSFFPTPVGEINDANWDDLIGSNVKGPLFLAQAAAAELRKTRGCIVSIADIHVDRPMRDHVVYTIGKAGLVAMTRALARDLAPDVRVNAVAPGANVWPDTDSVFDDLTRQRITRTIPLQRVGEPDDLARTIQFLIDDAPYITGQIINVDGGRSVFL